A genomic stretch from Schistosoma haematobium chromosome 2, whole genome shotgun sequence includes:
- the LET70_1 gene encoding Ubiquitin-conjugating enzyme E2 2, variant 2 (EggNog:ENOG410V79X~COG:O), giving the protein MRLETRIVFVRIFFTQFNVLFTESVVCKFCEGYYDFGSEQPVCSSCHAFIYEFSLPQMTENRLFEEKEASNDSGNEEPDKGSDLFAAAWNSPTSEVTSQDRVLVKSRPSCARIFPATCPLQQSHVTTSYANYPVIDYLSPVSNRKIKSCSSCMSPSLEDLPTEILLRVFLMVDDICLWSLRQASPRCRAVIDSEISEQQWESYVSFRWPLFNPNCRVESWRLLYLNMMESVTCRFCLERLRLPVVFPIEAPKVRYKRIKHEFENLCADPPYGIKIITLDTATYSHFLAGIEGPPQSPYQGGFFHVLILVPDSYPFRPPVIRFLTRILHPNISFHGDVGLDSIRHNWCLALSLEKLLISILALLTDPHTRVCMEPVIGALYDWDKYQFEELAKLWTWKFACHDYLSADFVSAMVLPDYIEQTHQRLNCKQIR; this is encoded by the exons ATGAGGTTAGAAACACGTATTGTATTTGTTCGGATCTTTTTCACGCAATTTAATGTCTTGTTTACTGAG aGTGTGGTCTGTAAATTTTGTGAAGGGTACTATGACTTCGGTAGTGAGCAACCAGTGTGCTCATCTTGCCATGCTTTCATTTATGAGTTTAGTTTACCACAAATGACTGAAAATCGtttatttgaagaaaaagaagcaTCCAATGACAGTGGAAATGAAGAACCAGATAAAGGATCAGATTTATTTGCAGCTGCTTGGAATTCTCCCACTTCAGAAGTCACTTCACAAGATCGTGTGCTTGTCAAATCTCGGCCATCTTGTGCTCGAATTTTTCCAGCTACATGTCCCCTACAACAATCTCATGTTACTACATCCTATGCAAATTACCCTGTAATTGATTACCTATCACCTGTTTCCAATAGGAAGATCAAATCTTGTAGTTCATGTATGTCTCCGAGCCTTGAGGATCTTCCAACTGAAATTTTACTGCGTGTTTTTCTCATGGTAGATGACATATGCTTGTGGTCTCTACGTCAAGCGTCACCCAGATGTCGTGCGGTAATCGATAGTGAGATATCAGAACAACAATGGGAGTCCTATGTATCATTTCGATGGCCACTCTTTAATCCTAATTGCCGAGTTGAAAGTTGGAGGCTTCTTTACCTCAATATGATGGAGAGTGTTACTTGTAGATTTTGTTTAGAACGTTTACGCTTACCAGTTGTATTCCCAATCGAAGCTCCAAAAGTTCGATATAAACGAATTAAACATGAATTTGAAAACCTATGTGCTGATCCACCTTACGGCATAAAAATTATTACTTTAGATACGGCAACATATTCTCACTTTCTGGCTGGAATCGAAGGTCCACCACAGTCCCCATATCAAGGTGGATTTTTTCACGTTCTTATTCTCGTTCCTGATAGTTATCCTTTTCGACCACCTGTAATACGTTTTCTTACACGTATATTGCATCCGAACATCAGCTTTCATGGTGATGTCGGATTGGATTCAATCAGGCATAACTGGTGTTTAGCATTGAGTTTAGAGAAGCTTTTAATTAGTATTTTAGCCCTTTTAACTGATCCACATACACGTGTTTGTATGGAACCAGTAATTGGTGCTTTGTATGATTGGGATAAGTATCAGTTCGAAGAATTAGCAAAATTATGGACGTGGAAATTCGCGTGTCACGATTATTTATCGGCTGATTTTGTGTCCGCAATGGTTCTCCCTGATTATATTGAACAAACTCATCAACGTCTTAACTGTAAACAAATAAGATAA
- the LET70_1 gene encoding Ubiquitin-conjugating enzyme E2 2 (EggNog:ENOG410V79X~COG:O) has product MTNQKLNESVVCKFCEGYYDFGSEQPVCSSCHAFIYEFSLPQMTENRLFEEKEASNDSGNEEPDKGSDLFAAAWNSPTSEVTSQDRVLVKSRPSCARIFPATCPLQQSHVTTSYANYPVIDYLSPVSNRKIKSCSSCMSPSLEDLPTEILLRVFLMVDDICLWSLRQASPRCRAVIDSEISEQQWESYVSFRWPLFNPNCRVESWRLLYLNMMESVTCRFCLERLRLPVVFPIEAPKVRYKRIKHEFENLCADPPYGIKIITLDTATYSHFLAGIEGPPQSPYQGGFFHVLILVPDSYPFRPPVIRFLTRILHPNISFHGDVGLDSIRHNWCLALSLEKLLISILALLTDPHTRVCMEPVIGALYDWDKYQFEELAKLWTWKFACHDYLSADFVSAMVLPDYIEQTHQRLNCKQIR; this is encoded by the exons ATGACAAACCAGAAATTAAATGAG aGTGTGGTCTGTAAATTTTGTGAAGGGTACTATGACTTCGGTAGTGAGCAACCAGTGTGCTCATCTTGCCATGCTTTCATTTATGAGTTTAGTTTACCACAAATGACTGAAAATCGtttatttgaagaaaaagaagcaTCCAATGACAGTGGAAATGAAGAACCAGATAAAGGATCAGATTTATTTGCAGCTGCTTGGAATTCTCCCACTTCAGAAGTCACTTCACAAGATCGTGTGCTTGTCAAATCTCGGCCATCTTGTGCTCGAATTTTTCCAGCTACATGTCCCCTACAACAATCTCATGTTACTACATCCTATGCAAATTACCCTGTAATTGATTACCTATCACCTGTTTCCAATAGGAAGATCAAATCTTGTAGTTCATGTATGTCTCCGAGCCTTGAGGATCTTCCAACTGAAATTTTACTGCGTGTTTTTCTCATGGTAGATGACATATGCTTGTGGTCTCTACGTCAAGCGTCACCCAGATGTCGTGCGGTAATCGATAGTGAGATATCAGAACAACAATGGGAGTCCTATGTATCATTTCGATGGCCACTCTTTAATCCTAATTGCCGAGTTGAAAGTTGGAGGCTTCTTTACCTCAATATGATGGAGAGTGTTACTTGTAGATTTTGTTTAGAACGTTTACGCTTACCAGTTGTATTCCCAATCGAAGCTCCAAAAGTTCGATATAAACGAATTAAACATGAATTTGAAAACCTATGTGCTGATCCACCTTACGGCATAAAAATTATTACTTTAGATACGGCAACATATTCTCACTTTCTGGCTGGAATCGAAGGTCCACCACAGTCCCCATATCAAGGTGGATTTTTTCACGTTCTTATTCTCGTTCCTGATAGTTATCCTTTTCGACCACCTGTAATACGTTTTCTTACACGTATATTGCATCCGAACATCAGCTTTCATGGTGATGTCGGATTGGATTCAATCAGGCATAACTGGTGTTTAGCATTGAGTTTAGAGAAGCTTTTAATTAGTATTTTAGCCCTTTTAACTGATCCACATACACGTGTTTGTATGGAACCAGTAATTGGTGCTTTGTATGATTGGGATAAGTATCAGTTCGAAGAATTAGCAAAATTATGGACGTGGAAATTCGCGTGTCACGATTATTTATCGGCTGATTTTGTGTCCGCAATGGTTCTCCCTGATTATATTGAACAAACTCATCAACGTCTTAACTGTAAACAAATAAGATAA